From a region of the Canis lupus dingo isolate Sandy chromosome 5, ASM325472v2, whole genome shotgun sequence genome:
- the ESPN gene encoding espin isoform X2 — MALERALQAARQGELDVLKSLHAAGLLKPSLRDPLDALPVHHAARAGKLHCLRFLVEEAALPAAARARNGATPAHDAAATGHLACLQWLLLQGGCGVQDKDNSGATVLHLAARFGHPEVVDWLLRHGGGDPTVATDTGALPIHYAAAKGDFPSLRLLMGHHPEGVNAQTKNGATPLYLACQEGHLEVTQYLVQECGADPHASAHDGMTPLHAAAQMGHSPVIVWLVSCTDVSLSEQDKDGATAMHFAASRGHAKVLSWLLLHGGEISADLWGGTPLHDAAENGELECCQILVVNGAELDVRDRDGYTAADLSDYNGHSHCTRYLRTVENLSVEHRVLSRDPSAELETKQPDSGMSSPNTTMSVQPLNFDLSSPTSTLSNYDSCSSSHSSIKGQRPPRGLSSSRAADIQSYMDMLSPELGRPRGKTERTTPLPPPPSFPPPPPPLSTQLPPPPPGYPAPQPPMGPHAADIYIQTKNKLRHVETEALKKELSSRDGHNGLRRQDSGRKPRAFSKQPSTGDYYRQLGRCPGEPLPAGPGMAHSEEAALLPGNPVHNGCAADPKASRELPPPPPPPPPPLPEALCSPPPAPPLPFEGAGPGCGQRRSSSSTGSTKSFNMMSPTGDNSELLAEIKAGKSLKPTPQSKGLTTVFSGSGQPISQPDLPLPQASPAPSRARSPTPPAAGPQPLLNGSVAPAPPATPAPGVQLDVEALIPTHDEQGRPIPEWKRQVMVRKLQLKMQEEEEQRRKLTAASSCCYPREGWRYSSAHNAILGPFGELMTEADILRIEQQIENLQVLHKAQKLEARLEQLELELEQLLPISAALSAPRFTVDPRRMHGRAVSLPAWCSKISTLLKSMATLLAALGGRPAHLAELLAADTGQPLAPLPDAPWRPGPLCLGRSHSLSWCREAVAREILECGVSVQHLRAVYELRAQGSAPARGSRHKLSLPAGASGREPILEEDYVAAGAGEASAPAANGLPAAGDSLSAPGPPDAPGHQAAPPEPEQLARRPPLSTELRGVQDYIDMRKERIVYLFLEHWRKWTFRGPGRHAQARLRRLLPRVVAAGAGSVPEAAEAPGPPAGDGADGRLLRLLKQRQVVGKLLGHWRSLLRQVPARPPCGSGLAHGLYWPEHFLPPLDGGAPPRYDSLTLDLFMLGYFQLLEMGLSREERKFRHLLCYEMFDRLGSHPWELIRRFHRVVLEEVEAGRRSWSDGFEDLRRQFFGDSPEAEPAREEEAEEEREKGEENEEEEEKEPAEKVASAHTVDWPEGQPEAPAPAPQSPTPPPPAAPPPTWDPPSPEAPVEDPLELVSEMGEFSNEDICRYIDRSFSFWKEKEAELFDI, encoded by the exons GACAAAGACAATTCTGGTGCCACAGTCCTACATCTGGCTGCCCGCTTTGGCCACCCTGAGGTGGTGGACTGGCTACTGCGTCATGGTGGTGGGGATCCCACCGTGGCCACAGACACAGGCGCCCTGCCTATCCACTATGCCGCCGCCAAAGGAGACTTCCCCTCCCTGAGGCTTCTCATGGGGCACCATCCTGA GGGAGTGAATGCCCAAACCAAGAACGGTGCCACGCCCCTGTACCTGGCGTGCCAAGAGGGCCACCTGGAGGTGACGCAGTACCTGGTGCAGGAGTGCGGCGCGGACCCGCACGCGAGCGCCCACGACGGCATGACCCCGCTGCACGCCGCGGCGCAGATGGGCCACAGCCCGGTCATCGTGTGGCTG GTGAGCTGCACCGACGTGAGCCTGTCGGAGCAGGACAAGGATGGCGCCACCGCCATGCACTTCGCGGCGAGCCGCGGCCACGCCAAAGTGCTCAGCTGGCTCCTGCTGCACGGCGGCGAGATCTCGGCCGACCTGTGGGGCGGGACCCCGCTGCATGACGCCGCTGAAAACGGGGAGCTGGAG TGCTGCCAGATCCTGGTAGTGAACGGCGCGGAGCTGGACGTCCGCGACCGCGACGGATACACTGCCGCCGACCTCTCGGACTACAACGGCCACAGCCACTGCACCCGCTACCTGCGCACCGTGGAGAACCTG AGTGTGGAGCACCGTGTTCTGTCCCGGGATCCATCTGCGGAGCTGGAGACCAAGCAGCCTGACTCTGGCATGTCTTCACCCAATACCACCATGTCGGTCCAGCCACTGAACTTTGACCTCAGCTCACCCACCAGCACCCTCTCCAACTATGACTCCTGCTCCTCCAGCCACTCCAGCATCAAGGGCCAGCGCCCCCCACGCG ggctttCCAGCTCAAGAGCTGCAGATATACAAAGCTACATGGACATGCTGAGCCCGGAACTGGGCCGTCCCCGGGGCAAGACGGAGAGAACcacaccactgccaccaccacccagtTTCCCtccaccgcccccacccctgagcacccaactgccccctcccccaccaggctacccagctccccagccccccatgGGGCCACATGCAGCTGATATCTACATACAGACCAAGAACAAACTCCGCCACGTGGAGACGGAGGCCCTCAAGAAGGAG CTGAGCTCCCGCGACGGCCACAACGGGCTGAGGAGGCAGGACTCGGGCCGCAAGCCCCGCGCCTTCAGCAAGCAGCCCAGCACGGGGGACTACTACCGGCAGCTGGGCCGCTGTCCCGGGGAGCCGCTGCCCGCGGGCCCCGGCATGGCGCACAGCGAGGAG GCGGCGCTGCTCCCCGGGAACCCCGTGCATAACGGCTGCGCCGCGGACCCCAAGGCGTCCAGGGagctgcccccgccgcccccgccgcccccgccgcccctgcCGGAGGCCCTCTGCTCGCCGCCGCCTGCTCCGCCCCTGCCCTTCGAGGGCGCCGGCCCTGGCTGCGGGCAGCGTCGCTCCTCCTCGTCCACTGGCA GCACCAAGTCTTTCAACATGATGTCCCCGACGGGTGACAACTCCGAGCTACTGGCTGAGATCAAGGCTGGCAAGAGTCTGAAGCCGACACCGCAGAGCAAAGGGCTGACGACAGTGTTCTCGGGCAGCGGGCAGCCCATCTCCCAG CCAGACTTGCCGCTGCCCCAGGCATCGCCTGCGCCTTCACGGGCCCGCAGCCCCACCCCACCGGCTGCAGGGCCCCAGCCACTGCTCAATGGCAGCGTGGCGCCGGCACCGCCTGCCACCCCGGCGCCTGGTGTTCAGCTGGATGTGGAGGCGCTCATCCCCACACACGACGAGCAGGGCCGGCCCATCCCTGAGTGGAAGCGCCAGGTGATGGTGCGGAAACTGCAGCTGAAgatgcaggaggaggaagaacagaggcggaag CTGACGGCCGCCAGCTCGTGCTGCTACCCCCGCGAGGGCTGGAGGTACTCCAGCGCGCACAACGCCATCCTCGGGCCCTTCGGCGAGCTCATGACCGAAGCCGACATCCTCCGCATCGAGCAGCAAATCGAGAACCTGCAGGTGTTGCACAAGGCGCAGAAGCTGGAGGCGCGCCTGGAGCAGCTGGAGCTGGAGTTGGAGCAGCTGCTGCCGATCTCGGCCGCCCTTTCGGCGCCGCGCTTCACCGTCGATCCGCGCCGCATGCACGGCCGCGCCGTCAGCCTGCCTGCCTGGTGCAGCAAGATCTCCACGCTGCTCAAGAGCATGGCCACGCTGCTGGCCGCACTGGGCGGCCGGCCCGCGCACCTGGCCGAGCTGCTGGCCGCCGACACGGGCCAGCCGCTGGCACCGCTGCCCGACGCGCCCTGGCGGCCGGGCCCGCTCTGCCTGGGCCGCTCGCACTCGCTCAGCTGGTGCCGCGAGGCCGTGGCGCGCGAGATCCTCGAGTGCGGCGTCTCGGTGCAGCACCTCCGCGCCGTCTACGAGCTGCGCGCCCAGGGCTCCGCGCCCGCGCGCGGCTCGCGCCACAAGCTCTCGCTTCCTGCCGGCGCCTCCGGCCGAGAACCCATCCTAGAGGAGGACTACGTGGCGGCCGGCGCGGGGGAAGCGAGCGCCCCCGCCGCCAACGGCTTGCCGGCCGCGGGGGACTCCCTTAGCGCCCCGGGCCCGCCCGACGCGCCCGGCCACCAGGCGGCGCCGCCTGAGCCGGAGCAGCTGGCGCGCCGGCCGCCGCTCTCCACCGAGCTGCGCGGCGTCCAGGACTACATAGATATGCGCAAGGAGCGCATCGTCTACCTCTTCCTGGAGCACTGGCGCAAGTGGACCTTCCGCGGCCCCGGGCGCCATGCCCAGGCGCGCCTACGCAGACTGCTGCCCCGCGTGGTGGCCGCCGGCGCGGGCTCCGTCCCCGAGgccgctgaggcacccgggccGCCGGCAGGCGACGGCGCCGACGGGCGGCTGCTGCGCCTGCTGAAGCAGCGGCAGGTGGTGGGCAAGCTGCTGGGCCACTGGCGGAGCCTGCTGCGGCAGGTGCCCGCGCGCCCCCCGTGCGGCTCGGGTCTGGCGCACGGCCTGTACTGGCCTGAGCACTTCCTGCCGCCCCTCGACGGCGGCGCGCCCCCACGCTACGACAGCCTCACGCTCGACCTCTTCATGCTTGGCTACTTCCAGCTGCTCGAGATGGGCCTGAGCCGAGAGGAGCGCAAGTTCCGCCACCTGCTGTGCTACGAGATGTTCGACCGGCTGGGCAGCCACCCGTGGGAGCTCATCCGCCGCTTCCACCGCGTCGTGCTCGAGGAGGTGGAGGCTGGCCGGCGCAGCTGGAGCGACGGCTTTGAGGACCTCAGGCGCCAGTTCTTTGGAGACAGCCCGGAGGCTGAGCCGGCGCGGGAAGAAGAGGCCGAGGAGGAgcgagagaagggggaggagaacgaagaggaggaggagaaggagcccGCGGAAAAGGTCGCTTCGGCCCACACGGTGGACTGGCCCGAGGGGCAGCCCGAGGCCCCAGCTCCTGCGCCGCAGTCTCCGACCCCACCTCCGCCAGCCGCGCCTCCCCCCACGTGGGACCCGCCTAGTCCTGAAGCCCCTGTCGAAGATCCCCTGGAGCTGGTGTCTGAGATGGGCGAGTTCAGCAATGAGGACATCTGCCGCTATATTGACCGCAGCTTCTCCttctggaaggagaaggaggcagagctCTTTGACATCTGA
- the ESPN gene encoding espin isoform X1, whose protein sequence is MALERALQAARQGELDVLKSLHAAGLLKPSLRDPLDALPVHHAARAGKLHCLRFLVEEAALPAAARARNGATPAHDAAATGHLACLQWLLLQGGCGVQDKDNSGATVLHLAARFGHPEVVDWLLRHGGGDPTVATDTGALPIHYAAAKGDFPSLRLLMGHHPEGVNAQTKNGATPLYLACQEGHLEVTQYLVQECGADPHASAHDGMTPLHAAAQMGHSPVIVWLVSCTDVSLSEQDKDGATAMHFAASRGHAKVLSWLLLHGGEISADLWGGTPLHDAAENGELECCQILVVNGAELDVRDRDGYTAADLSDYNGHSHCTRYLRTVENLSVEHRVLSRDPSAELETKQPDSGMSSPNTTMSVQPLNFDLSSPTSTLSNYDSCSSSHSSIKGQRPPRGLSSSRAADIQSYMDMLSPELGRPRGKTERTTPLPPPPSFPPPPPPLSTQLPPPPPGYPAPQPPMGPHAADIYIQTKNKLRHVETEALKKELSSRDGHNGLRRQDSGRKPRAFSKQPSTGDYYRQLGRCPGEPLPAGPGMAHSEEAALLPGNPVHNGCAADPKASRELPPPPPPPPPPLPEALCSPPPAPPLPFEGAGPGCGQRRSSSSTGKVRVLRHRKSTKSFNMMSPTGDNSELLAEIKAGKSLKPTPQSKGLTTVFSGSGQPISQPDLPLPQASPAPSRARSPTPPAAGPQPLLNGSVAPAPPATPAPGVQLDVEALIPTHDEQGRPIPEWKRQVMVRKLQLKMQEEEEQRRKLTAASSCCYPREGWRYSSAHNAILGPFGELMTEADILRIEQQIENLQVLHKAQKLEARLEQLELELEQLLPISAALSAPRFTVDPRRMHGRAVSLPAWCSKISTLLKSMATLLAALGGRPAHLAELLAADTGQPLAPLPDAPWRPGPLCLGRSHSLSWCREAVAREILECGVSVQHLRAVYELRAQGSAPARGSRHKLSLPAGASGREPILEEDYVAAGAGEASAPAANGLPAAGDSLSAPGPPDAPGHQAAPPEPEQLARRPPLSTELRGVQDYIDMRKERIVYLFLEHWRKWTFRGPGRHAQARLRRLLPRVVAAGAGSVPEAAEAPGPPAGDGADGRLLRLLKQRQVVGKLLGHWRSLLRQVPARPPCGSGLAHGLYWPEHFLPPLDGGAPPRYDSLTLDLFMLGYFQLLEMGLSREERKFRHLLCYEMFDRLGSHPWELIRRFHRVVLEEVEAGRRSWSDGFEDLRRQFFGDSPEAEPAREEEAEEEREKGEENEEEEEKEPAEKVASAHTVDWPEGQPEAPAPAPQSPTPPPPAAPPPTWDPPSPEAPVEDPLELVSEMGEFSNEDICRYIDRSFSFWKEKEAELFDI, encoded by the exons GACAAAGACAATTCTGGTGCCACAGTCCTACATCTGGCTGCCCGCTTTGGCCACCCTGAGGTGGTGGACTGGCTACTGCGTCATGGTGGTGGGGATCCCACCGTGGCCACAGACACAGGCGCCCTGCCTATCCACTATGCCGCCGCCAAAGGAGACTTCCCCTCCCTGAGGCTTCTCATGGGGCACCATCCTGA GGGAGTGAATGCCCAAACCAAGAACGGTGCCACGCCCCTGTACCTGGCGTGCCAAGAGGGCCACCTGGAGGTGACGCAGTACCTGGTGCAGGAGTGCGGCGCGGACCCGCACGCGAGCGCCCACGACGGCATGACCCCGCTGCACGCCGCGGCGCAGATGGGCCACAGCCCGGTCATCGTGTGGCTG GTGAGCTGCACCGACGTGAGCCTGTCGGAGCAGGACAAGGATGGCGCCACCGCCATGCACTTCGCGGCGAGCCGCGGCCACGCCAAAGTGCTCAGCTGGCTCCTGCTGCACGGCGGCGAGATCTCGGCCGACCTGTGGGGCGGGACCCCGCTGCATGACGCCGCTGAAAACGGGGAGCTGGAG TGCTGCCAGATCCTGGTAGTGAACGGCGCGGAGCTGGACGTCCGCGACCGCGACGGATACACTGCCGCCGACCTCTCGGACTACAACGGCCACAGCCACTGCACCCGCTACCTGCGCACCGTGGAGAACCTG AGTGTGGAGCACCGTGTTCTGTCCCGGGATCCATCTGCGGAGCTGGAGACCAAGCAGCCTGACTCTGGCATGTCTTCACCCAATACCACCATGTCGGTCCAGCCACTGAACTTTGACCTCAGCTCACCCACCAGCACCCTCTCCAACTATGACTCCTGCTCCTCCAGCCACTCCAGCATCAAGGGCCAGCGCCCCCCACGCG ggctttCCAGCTCAAGAGCTGCAGATATACAAAGCTACATGGACATGCTGAGCCCGGAACTGGGCCGTCCCCGGGGCAAGACGGAGAGAACcacaccactgccaccaccacccagtTTCCCtccaccgcccccacccctgagcacccaactgccccctcccccaccaggctacccagctccccagccccccatgGGGCCACATGCAGCTGATATCTACATACAGACCAAGAACAAACTCCGCCACGTGGAGACGGAGGCCCTCAAGAAGGAG CTGAGCTCCCGCGACGGCCACAACGGGCTGAGGAGGCAGGACTCGGGCCGCAAGCCCCGCGCCTTCAGCAAGCAGCCCAGCACGGGGGACTACTACCGGCAGCTGGGCCGCTGTCCCGGGGAGCCGCTGCCCGCGGGCCCCGGCATGGCGCACAGCGAGGAG GCGGCGCTGCTCCCCGGGAACCCCGTGCATAACGGCTGCGCCGCGGACCCCAAGGCGTCCAGGGagctgcccccgccgcccccgccgcccccgccgcccctgcCGGAGGCCCTCTGCTCGCCGCCGCCTGCTCCGCCCCTGCCCTTCGAGGGCGCCGGCCCTGGCTGCGGGCAGCGTCGCTCCTCCTCGTCCACTGGCA AAGTGAGAGTCCTGAGGCACAGGAAGA GCACCAAGTCTTTCAACATGATGTCCCCGACGGGTGACAACTCCGAGCTACTGGCTGAGATCAAGGCTGGCAAGAGTCTGAAGCCGACACCGCAGAGCAAAGGGCTGACGACAGTGTTCTCGGGCAGCGGGCAGCCCATCTCCCAG CCAGACTTGCCGCTGCCCCAGGCATCGCCTGCGCCTTCACGGGCCCGCAGCCCCACCCCACCGGCTGCAGGGCCCCAGCCACTGCTCAATGGCAGCGTGGCGCCGGCACCGCCTGCCACCCCGGCGCCTGGTGTTCAGCTGGATGTGGAGGCGCTCATCCCCACACACGACGAGCAGGGCCGGCCCATCCCTGAGTGGAAGCGCCAGGTGATGGTGCGGAAACTGCAGCTGAAgatgcaggaggaggaagaacagaggcggaag CTGACGGCCGCCAGCTCGTGCTGCTACCCCCGCGAGGGCTGGAGGTACTCCAGCGCGCACAACGCCATCCTCGGGCCCTTCGGCGAGCTCATGACCGAAGCCGACATCCTCCGCATCGAGCAGCAAATCGAGAACCTGCAGGTGTTGCACAAGGCGCAGAAGCTGGAGGCGCGCCTGGAGCAGCTGGAGCTGGAGTTGGAGCAGCTGCTGCCGATCTCGGCCGCCCTTTCGGCGCCGCGCTTCACCGTCGATCCGCGCCGCATGCACGGCCGCGCCGTCAGCCTGCCTGCCTGGTGCAGCAAGATCTCCACGCTGCTCAAGAGCATGGCCACGCTGCTGGCCGCACTGGGCGGCCGGCCCGCGCACCTGGCCGAGCTGCTGGCCGCCGACACGGGCCAGCCGCTGGCACCGCTGCCCGACGCGCCCTGGCGGCCGGGCCCGCTCTGCCTGGGCCGCTCGCACTCGCTCAGCTGGTGCCGCGAGGCCGTGGCGCGCGAGATCCTCGAGTGCGGCGTCTCGGTGCAGCACCTCCGCGCCGTCTACGAGCTGCGCGCCCAGGGCTCCGCGCCCGCGCGCGGCTCGCGCCACAAGCTCTCGCTTCCTGCCGGCGCCTCCGGCCGAGAACCCATCCTAGAGGAGGACTACGTGGCGGCCGGCGCGGGGGAAGCGAGCGCCCCCGCCGCCAACGGCTTGCCGGCCGCGGGGGACTCCCTTAGCGCCCCGGGCCCGCCCGACGCGCCCGGCCACCAGGCGGCGCCGCCTGAGCCGGAGCAGCTGGCGCGCCGGCCGCCGCTCTCCACCGAGCTGCGCGGCGTCCAGGACTACATAGATATGCGCAAGGAGCGCATCGTCTACCTCTTCCTGGAGCACTGGCGCAAGTGGACCTTCCGCGGCCCCGGGCGCCATGCCCAGGCGCGCCTACGCAGACTGCTGCCCCGCGTGGTGGCCGCCGGCGCGGGCTCCGTCCCCGAGgccgctgaggcacccgggccGCCGGCAGGCGACGGCGCCGACGGGCGGCTGCTGCGCCTGCTGAAGCAGCGGCAGGTGGTGGGCAAGCTGCTGGGCCACTGGCGGAGCCTGCTGCGGCAGGTGCCCGCGCGCCCCCCGTGCGGCTCGGGTCTGGCGCACGGCCTGTACTGGCCTGAGCACTTCCTGCCGCCCCTCGACGGCGGCGCGCCCCCACGCTACGACAGCCTCACGCTCGACCTCTTCATGCTTGGCTACTTCCAGCTGCTCGAGATGGGCCTGAGCCGAGAGGAGCGCAAGTTCCGCCACCTGCTGTGCTACGAGATGTTCGACCGGCTGGGCAGCCACCCGTGGGAGCTCATCCGCCGCTTCCACCGCGTCGTGCTCGAGGAGGTGGAGGCTGGCCGGCGCAGCTGGAGCGACGGCTTTGAGGACCTCAGGCGCCAGTTCTTTGGAGACAGCCCGGAGGCTGAGCCGGCGCGGGAAGAAGAGGCCGAGGAGGAgcgagagaagggggaggagaacgaagaggaggaggagaaggagcccGCGGAAAAGGTCGCTTCGGCCCACACGGTGGACTGGCCCGAGGGGCAGCCCGAGGCCCCAGCTCCTGCGCCGCAGTCTCCGACCCCACCTCCGCCAGCCGCGCCTCCCCCCACGTGGGACCCGCCTAGTCCTGAAGCCCCTGTCGAAGATCCCCTGGAGCTGGTGTCTGAGATGGGCGAGTTCAGCAATGAGGACATCTGCCGCTATATTGACCGCAGCTTCTCCttctggaaggagaaggaggcagagctCTTTGACATCTGA
- the ESPN gene encoding espin isoform X6 — protein MYSQRPPGGAPMSRTKSFNMMSPTGDNSELLAEIKAGKSLKPTPQSKGLTTVFSGSGQPISQPDLPLPQASPAPSRARSPTPPAAGPQPLLNGSVAPAPPATPAPGVQLDVEALIPTHDEQGRPIPEWKRQVMVRKLQLKMQEEEEQRRKLTAASSCCYPREGWRYSSAHNAILGPFGELMTEADILRIEQQIENLQVLHKAQKLEARLEQLELELEQLLPISAALSAPRFTVDPRRMHGRAVSLPAWCSKISTLLKSMATLLAALGGRPAHLAELLAADTGQPLAPLPDAPWRPGPLCLGRSHSLSWCREAVAREILECGVSVQHLRAVYELRAQGSAPARGSRHKLSLPAGASGREPILEEDYVAAGAGEASAPAANGLPAAGDSLSAPGPPDAPGHQAAPPEPEQLARRPPLSTELRGVQDYIDMRKERIVYLFLEHWRKWTFRGPGRHAQARLRRLLPRVVAAGAGSVPEAAEAPGPPAGDGADGRLLRLLKQRQVVGKLLGHWRSLLRQVPARPPCGSGLAHGLYWPEHFLPPLDGGAPPRYDSLTLDLFMLGYFQLLEMGLSREERKFRHLLCYEMFDRLGSHPWELIRRFHRVVLEEVEAGRRSWSDGFEDLRRQFFGDSPEAEPAREEEAEEEREKGEENEEEEEKEPAEKVASAHTVDWPEGQPEAPAPAPQSPTPPPPAAPPPTWDPPSPEAPVEDPLELVSEMGEFSNEDICRYIDRSFSFWKEKEAELFDI, from the exons ATGTACTCCCAGAGGCCTCCAGGAGGGGCCCCCATGTCCC GCACCAAGTCTTTCAACATGATGTCCCCGACGGGTGACAACTCCGAGCTACTGGCTGAGATCAAGGCTGGCAAGAGTCTGAAGCCGACACCGCAGAGCAAAGGGCTGACGACAGTGTTCTCGGGCAGCGGGCAGCCCATCTCCCAG CCAGACTTGCCGCTGCCCCAGGCATCGCCTGCGCCTTCACGGGCCCGCAGCCCCACCCCACCGGCTGCAGGGCCCCAGCCACTGCTCAATGGCAGCGTGGCGCCGGCACCGCCTGCCACCCCGGCGCCTGGTGTTCAGCTGGATGTGGAGGCGCTCATCCCCACACACGACGAGCAGGGCCGGCCCATCCCTGAGTGGAAGCGCCAGGTGATGGTGCGGAAACTGCAGCTGAAgatgcaggaggaggaagaacagaggcggaag CTGACGGCCGCCAGCTCGTGCTGCTACCCCCGCGAGGGCTGGAGGTACTCCAGCGCGCACAACGCCATCCTCGGGCCCTTCGGCGAGCTCATGACCGAAGCCGACATCCTCCGCATCGAGCAGCAAATCGAGAACCTGCAGGTGTTGCACAAGGCGCAGAAGCTGGAGGCGCGCCTGGAGCAGCTGGAGCTGGAGTTGGAGCAGCTGCTGCCGATCTCGGCCGCCCTTTCGGCGCCGCGCTTCACCGTCGATCCGCGCCGCATGCACGGCCGCGCCGTCAGCCTGCCTGCCTGGTGCAGCAAGATCTCCACGCTGCTCAAGAGCATGGCCACGCTGCTGGCCGCACTGGGCGGCCGGCCCGCGCACCTGGCCGAGCTGCTGGCCGCCGACACGGGCCAGCCGCTGGCACCGCTGCCCGACGCGCCCTGGCGGCCGGGCCCGCTCTGCCTGGGCCGCTCGCACTCGCTCAGCTGGTGCCGCGAGGCCGTGGCGCGCGAGATCCTCGAGTGCGGCGTCTCGGTGCAGCACCTCCGCGCCGTCTACGAGCTGCGCGCCCAGGGCTCCGCGCCCGCGCGCGGCTCGCGCCACAAGCTCTCGCTTCCTGCCGGCGCCTCCGGCCGAGAACCCATCCTAGAGGAGGACTACGTGGCGGCCGGCGCGGGGGAAGCGAGCGCCCCCGCCGCCAACGGCTTGCCGGCCGCGGGGGACTCCCTTAGCGCCCCGGGCCCGCCCGACGCGCCCGGCCACCAGGCGGCGCCGCCTGAGCCGGAGCAGCTGGCGCGCCGGCCGCCGCTCTCCACCGAGCTGCGCGGCGTCCAGGACTACATAGATATGCGCAAGGAGCGCATCGTCTACCTCTTCCTGGAGCACTGGCGCAAGTGGACCTTCCGCGGCCCCGGGCGCCATGCCCAGGCGCGCCTACGCAGACTGCTGCCCCGCGTGGTGGCCGCCGGCGCGGGCTCCGTCCCCGAGgccgctgaggcacccgggccGCCGGCAGGCGACGGCGCCGACGGGCGGCTGCTGCGCCTGCTGAAGCAGCGGCAGGTGGTGGGCAAGCTGCTGGGCCACTGGCGGAGCCTGCTGCGGCAGGTGCCCGCGCGCCCCCCGTGCGGCTCGGGTCTGGCGCACGGCCTGTACTGGCCTGAGCACTTCCTGCCGCCCCTCGACGGCGGCGCGCCCCCACGCTACGACAGCCTCACGCTCGACCTCTTCATGCTTGGCTACTTCCAGCTGCTCGAGATGGGCCTGAGCCGAGAGGAGCGCAAGTTCCGCCACCTGCTGTGCTACGAGATGTTCGACCGGCTGGGCAGCCACCCGTGGGAGCTCATCCGCCGCTTCCACCGCGTCGTGCTCGAGGAGGTGGAGGCTGGCCGGCGCAGCTGGAGCGACGGCTTTGAGGACCTCAGGCGCCAGTTCTTTGGAGACAGCCCGGAGGCTGAGCCGGCGCGGGAAGAAGAGGCCGAGGAGGAgcgagagaagggggaggagaacgaagaggaggaggagaaggagcccGCGGAAAAGGTCGCTTCGGCCCACACGGTGGACTGGCCCGAGGGGCAGCCCGAGGCCCCAGCTCCTGCGCCGCAGTCTCCGACCCCACCTCCGCCAGCCGCGCCTCCCCCCACGTGGGACCCGCCTAGTCCTGAAGCCCCTGTCGAAGATCCCCTGGAGCTGGTGTCTGAGATGGGCGAGTTCAGCAATGAGGACATCTGCCGCTATATTGACCGCAGCTTCTCCttctggaaggagaaggaggcagagctCTTTGACATCTGA